From Danio rerio strain Tuebingen ecotype United States chromosome 7, GRCz12tu, whole genome shotgun sequence, the proteins below share one genomic window:
- the synpo2a gene encoding synaptopodin-2, with translation MMGTGEFVCVTLRGGAPWGFRLRQSAHESQHPIQLLQIEAGSPAALAGLCENDELLSVNGKPCSNLSLSDTIDLIAASADCLQLLVKRCCSQPQEGVELVSTTFRIPSPSRPHESQPQDLYISESQDEAYYGETDSDGESAVGTRLVRTQIQIPASRSKERGTYAQVGGGSVVELQLSLSKTTLKEPDCTALGSACGVVGDVYHRETDESIISPEIPLYVPRQNRQPLGQRGVLISKASCLPGQVEVTVQQISASGKEGGKASERLDSGGEEGGNIEEAPTSSSVSFGLPSEEWDSESEREVYQPNKHRARHARLRRSESLSEKQVKEAKSKCKRIALLLSAPAPNPNNKGVLMFKKHRQRAKKYTLVSYGTGEDESDYKDEYDDSDKEEHAVEFTVLATSEKEIGTDFFTNASAQKSIVSFDWDTGLLEIERKLDNQQDMEALPETKGKGALMFAQRKQRMDEIVAEHEELRRKGIPVEAVQEPETHQTYQHMEEHAYMHAQETQNYMDVNLHHSMSAQKQQQQQQQQYHQYQEQYYQQQQQQQQYQDYQQQLQYQQQQQHQYQQQQEYQQQKMYQQMQSYNQQQHFQQQKVEQYSHQMNGMYDQQTQNEMQASVANRSAKPFSTQNRVAVPFSSPPNADNQEQSGYSLGQGEQIASRDERISVPAIKTGILQDTRRRNASKPMFTFKESPKVSPNPALLNLLNRNDKKAGFESCPEEDYLSLGAEACNFLQSPKMKHKTPPPVAPKPHINPASPPWTSPENADQPNTLQVENSVPGPAEAPVTMADAAPVPTPKLGVQVTSEEEPTLASESHDVSHSPEELAPAHAWKQPEAQMEQNQQPETWNEKQPQLQMNSSHPVAPPVTQSDPSARSWDPALTQGHEQNPVSSWGPNEVQMQVPSQTQPQWMTQSQAPPEVQSQVPPKTQSQPSWVTQVQSSPQLKHQPQPQSQINAWAPNPTSQAPWSQPSQPSTGVWQQDQNQAQEQPPWTQEQQFQESQLMPHWAPPPQQQPQPPWAQPQRQTQPQPPWVSQAKQQEPAQPPVNAWTQSQSPIQAQPQWPQQSQPPPQPTAQLQQPVNPWTQMPPHPQPQPHWGQEPTSQQHPQQVMNSWAPEQNQIQPPWAQGMPPTHPQAHPPWVPKPQQQASQPPVSQWAPPQSQPAVNTWAPQNPQGSVESQKLPAQPIKQWSPPQPTPPRRINSYTTGTKVPSPVPASSTVASHGFGSAFEMPALKGKGAELFAKRQSRMEKYIVDSTTVQSNKARPSSPSPSLPTSWKYSPNCRAPPPLAYNPIHSPSYPPGAVKQSPSSSSSTANKNKSKDKGKPAPKPLHVLDVMKHQPYQLNSSLFTYGPAAEKLAAEKEAAEKLAAQKAAEAQAQAQAQAQAQIQAQNQQMAYNQGPPPYGFMPPQAQQPYGMAGQPPMHDGMYHQAPPNSYQPTPNVYQQHPHQVQYQQEYNPQQAYQQPPLNAYQQAPSPPYQQSSPPSYQAGPTPAYQTGPAMAYQQAPSSYVVPSYQVAARADSASGSSVTAAPKPKFSAKKSAAQVWKPGTAEK, from the exons ATCGAGGCTGGCAGTCCTGCTGCGCTCGCTGGCCTGTGTGAGAATGACGAGCTACTGTCAGTCAATGGAAAGCCATGCTCGAACCTCAGTCTCTCCGACACTATAGATCTCATCGCGGCCTCAGCTGACTGTCTGCAGCTGCTCGTCAAAAG ATGCTGTAGCCAACCTCAAGAGGGCGTTGAACTGGTTAGCACTACTTTTCGGATCCCTTCTCCATCGAGGCCTCATGAATCTCAGCCACAGGACCTGTACATTTCCGAGTCCCAGGATGAAGCGTATTATGGGGAAACAGACAGCGATGGAGAAAGTGCTGTGGGAACTCGATTGGTCCGGACCCAAATTCAAATACCTGCATCTAGGAGTAAAGAAAGAGGAACTTATGCACAAGTCGGCGGAGGATCTGTGGTCGAACTGCAGCTCTCGTTGTCCAAGACCACCCTGAAGGAACCGGATTGTACTGCACTAGGTAGTGCATGTGGAGTTGTGGGAGATGTTTATCACAGGGAAacggatgagagcatcatctctCCAGAAATCCCGCTTTATGTTCCCAGACAAAACCGGCAACCCCTTGGTCAGCGGGGTGTGTTGATTAGCAAAGCCAGTTGTTTGCCAGGACAGGTGGAGGTAACAGTGCAGCAGATTTCTGCTTCAGGAAAGGAGGGGGGGAAGGCCAGTGAACGGTTGGATTCTGGTGGGGAAGAAGGAGGGAACATTGAAGAAGCTCCCACCTCCTCCTCTGTGTCCTTTGGACTTCCCTCAGAGGAGTGGGACTCCGAATCGGAGCGGGAGGTCTACCAGCCCAACAAGCACCGGGCAAGGCACGCCA GGCTCCGGCGCAGTGAGAGTCTTTCAGAGAAGCAGGTGAAAGAGGCCAAGTCCAAATGCAAGCGCATTGCTCTTCTGCTGTCTGCTCCGGCCCCCAACCCCAATAATAAGGGGGTGTTGATGTTTAAGAAGCATAGACAAAGAGCCAAGAAGTATACTCTTGTCAGCTACGGTACTGGTGAGGACGAGTCCGATTATAAAGACGAATACGACGACAGTGACAAGGAGGAACATGCTGTTGAGTTCACTGTCCTAGCCACAAGTGAAAAAGAAATTGGTACCGATTTCTTCACCAATGCCTCAGCTCAGAAAAGTATTGTGAGCTTTGATTGGGATACTGGATTACTCGAGATAGAACGCAAGCTTGACAACCAGCAGGATATGGAAGCTCTGCCTGAGACCAAGGGTAAAGGAGCACTCATGTTTGCCCAGCGCAAACAGCGCATGGATGAGATAGTAGCTGAGCATGAAGAGCTGAGACGTAAGGGGATCCCTGTTGAAGCAGTGCAGGAGCCTGAGACTCATCAAACATACCAACACATGGAGGAGCATGCTTATATGCATGCCCAAGAGACCCAGAATTACATGGATGTAAATTTACACCACAGCATGTCTGCTCAAAAgcagcaacagcaacagcaacaacaatatcATCAGTACCAAGAACAATACtatcaacagcagcagcagcagcagcagtatcAAGACTACCAACAGCAGCTAcaataccaacaacaacaacaacatcagtaTCAACAACAGCAAGAATATCAGCAGCAAAAAATGTATCAACAAATGCAATCATACAATCAGCAACAACACTTCCAACAGCAGAAAGTTGAACAGTACTCACATCAAATGAATGGGATGTATGATCAGCAAACGCAGAATGAAATGCAGGCATCAGTAGCAAACAGGAGTGCCAAACCATTTTCAACTCAAAACAGAGTAGCTGTTCCATTTTCCTCCCCTCCAAATGCAGACAATCAAGAACAATCTGGGTATTCTTTAGGGCAAGGTGAACAGATCGCCTCCCGTGATGAGCGTATATCTGTACCTGCTATCAAGACTGGTATCTTGCAAGACACAAGGAGGAGGAATGCCAGTAAACCTATGTTCACTTTTAAAGAGTCTCCCAAGGTTTCACCTAATCCCGCTCTGTTGAATCTCCTTAACAGGAATGACAAGAAAGCAGGTTTTGAGTCTTGCCCAGAAGAAGATTATTTAAGCTTAGGGGCTGAGGCATGCAACTTTCTTCAGTCCCCTAAGATGAAACACAAAACTCCACCTCCAGTAGCTCCGAAACCTCACATTAACCCTGCTTCTCCTCCATGGACTAGTCCAGAAAACGCTGACCAACCTAACACACTGCAAGTTGAAAACAGTGTCCCAGGACCTGCAGAAGCTCCAGTCACAATGGCTGATGCTGCTCCTGTCCCCACCCCTAAATTGGGAGTCCAAGTCACGTCTGAAGAAGAACCTACGTTGGCCTCTGAATCTCATGATGTTTCACACAGTCCTGAAGAACTTGCTCCAGCTCATGCCTGGAAACAACCGGAAGCTCAGATGGAGCAGAACCAGCAACCAGAAACCTGGAATGAGAAACAGCCACAGCTACAAATGAACTCTTCTCATCCTGTGGCACCACCTGTTACCCAGTCAGATCCATCTGCCAGATCGTGGGATCCAGCCTTAACCCAAGGTCATGAGCAGAATCCAGTAAGTAGTTGGGGTCCAAATGAAGTCCAAATGCAAGTCCCATCTCAAACACAGCCACAGTGGATGACGCAATCTCAAGCTCCTCCAGAGGTACAATCACAAGTGCCTCCTAAAACTCAGTCCCAGCCTTCTTGGGTAACTCAGGTTCAATCCTCACCCCAACTCAAGCATCAGCCACAGCCTCAGTCCCAAATAAATGCTTGGGCACCAAATCCAACATCACAAGCCCCATGGTCTCAACCATCACAACCATCTACTGGTGTTTGGCAACAAGATCAAAATCAAGCTCAAGAACAACCACCCTGGACCCAGGAGCAACAATTCCAAGAATCTCAGTTAATGCCACATTGGGCACCACCCCCTCAGCAACAGCCACAGCCTCCTTGGGCTCAACCTCAGAGGCAGACACAGCCACAGCCACCTTGGGTCTCTCAGGCCAAACAGCAAGAACCAGCACAGCCACCGGTAAATGCATGGACTCAATCACAGAGTCCAATTCAAGCACAGCCTCAATGGCCTCAGCAGAGTCAACCACCGCCTCAGCCCACAGCACAATTGCAGCAACCTGTGAATCCTTGGACACAAATGCCACCCCACCCCCAACCACAACCACACTGGGGACAAGAACCTACTTCTCAACAACACCCTCAACAAGTAATGAACTCTTGGGCACCTGAGCAGAATCAAATTCAGCCTCCCTGGGCTCAAGGAATGCCACCAACTCATCCCCAGGCACATCCTCCATGGGTACCAAAACCTCAACAGCAAGCATCACAGCCACCTGTGAGCCAATGGGCACCACCACAGTCTCAACCAGCTGTAAATACTTGGGCTCCCCAAAACCCACAAGGTTCAGTTGAAAGCCAAAAGTTGCCTGCCCAACCAATTAAGCAGTGGAGTCCACCTCAGCCCACTCCTCCACGTCGAATCAACTCGTATACCACTGGGACAAAAGTACCATCTCCCGTGCCAGCAAGCAGTACTGTGGCATCCCATGGTTTTGGTTCGGCTTTTGAGATGCCGGCATTGAAAGGGAAAGGGGCAGAACTTTTCGCCAAGAGGCAATCCAGAATGGAGAAGTACATTGTGGATTCTACCACAGTGCAGTCAAATAAGGCAAGACCGTCTTCACCTTCTCCTTCTTTGCCAACTTCCTGGAAATATTCACCCAATTGTCGGGCACCCCCACCTTTGGCTTATAATCCAATTCATTCACCATCATATCCCCCAGGTGCTGTCAAGCAGTCTCCCTCCTCTAGCTCTTCcacagcaaacaaaaacaaaagcaaagacaAGGGAAAACCTGCCCCGAAACCTCTTCATGTTCTTGATGTCATGAAGCATCAGCCCTATCAGCTGAATTCCTCCCTTTTCACTTATGGCCCAGCGGCAGAGAAACTTGCTGCAGAAAAAGAGGCAGCTGAAAAGCTTGCAGCTCAAAAAGCAGCTGAGGCTCAGGCTCAAGCCCAAGCCCAGGCTCAGGCCCAAATTCAAGCTCAAAACCAGCAAATGGCATATAACCAAGGCCCTCCCCCTTATGGTTTTATGCCGCCTCAGGCCCAGCAACCTTACGGGATGGCTGGTCAGCCACCAATGCATGATGGCATGTACCACCAAGCCCCTCCAAATTCATATCAACCTACTCCTAATGTTTATCAGCAACATCCTCATCAAGTCCAATATCAACAGGAATACAACCCCCAACAAGCTTACCAACAACCCCCTTTAAATGCATACCAACAGGCACCAAGCCCTCCCTACCAACAGTCCTCCCCACCCTCCTACCAGGCAGGTCCTACTCCAGCCTATCAAACTGGACCTGCAATGGCCTACCAACAAGCCCCTAGTTCTTATGTTGTTCCATCTTACCAAGTAGCAGCAAGGGCTGACTCTGCCTCAGGAAGCAGTGTTACTGCTGCCCCCAAGCCTAAATTTTCAGCCAAGAAAAGCGCTGCCCAGGTTTGGAAGCCAGGCACTGctgaaaaatag